The following are encoded in a window of Gimesia chilikensis genomic DNA:
- a CDS encoding type 1 glutamine amidotransferase encodes MLQQLRYLLLQVRNSDDPMKQQEVNCFARSLDVDTSQIAVFDLLGGPLREVDLVSHDVVFIGGSGHYSAAGEGRWLEIALESLRVVHDLRKPTFASCWGFQAMARAMGGRVVHDLNRAEIGVHHVCLTAAGQADPIFGPAGDILQGLMGHEDTVVELPPGTELLASTDRVENQAYRFIDRPIYCTQFHPELDRESFLGRLNTYPEYVEKIAGLSLDEFRHSIHDTPETMALLKRFVQEIAPRHLNQT; translated from the coding sequence ATGCTGCAACAACTTCGCTACCTCCTGTTACAGGTTCGCAATTCAGACGATCCGATGAAACAGCAGGAAGTCAACTGTTTCGCCCGCTCCCTGGATGTCGACACCAGTCAGATCGCCGTCTTCGATCTGCTCGGCGGTCCACTAAGGGAAGTCGATCTCGTGTCTCATGATGTCGTCTTCATCGGCGGCAGTGGTCACTATTCCGCCGCAGGAGAAGGTCGCTGGCTGGAGATCGCCCTGGAAAGTCTACGAGTCGTGCACGATCTCCGTAAACCCACGTTCGCTTCCTGCTGGGGATTTCAGGCGATGGCCCGCGCCATGGGAGGCCGCGTGGTCCACGATCTCAACCGGGCCGAAATCGGCGTTCATCACGTCTGTCTGACTGCCGCAGGCCAGGCTGATCCCATCTTCGGCCCCGCAGGCGATATTCTGCAAGGGCTGATGGGGCATGAAGATACGGTTGTTGAACTTCCCCCGGGAACCGAACTGCTGGCCTCCACTGATCGTGTGGAAAATCAGGCGTATCGTTTTATTGATCGCCCCATTTACTGCACTCAGTTCCATCCCGAACTCGACCGGGAATCGTTCCTGGGCCGCCTCAATACCTACCCCGAATATGTCGAGAAAATCGCCGGACTCTCCCTCGATGAGTTCCGCCACTCGATTCACGATACACCCGAAACTATGGCTCTGTTAAAACGTTTCGTGCAGGAGATCGCCCCCCGGCATCTGAACCAGACCTGA
- a CDS encoding glycosyltransferase family 4 protein, translated as MTLPPDKKLHVAIITSGGAGMFCGACMHDNTWTKAMMLQGAEATLVPTYTPIRVDEENMTGSTVFLGGINVYLNYRSRIWRALPRFLKHWLDTPWIINLATSFGVSNDAHELGALTVNLLEGDQGAEDVEIEELARFLGETLKPDVICLSNALLSGTIKTIKQHFKGPLFCILQGDDVFLEELGEPYRSRSLELIRSNVQQLDGVLVHSDYYRDFMSAYLDVPVDHFHKVLLGINLDGYDGTPETSVDEPFTIGFFARICKEKGLQNAVEAFKIFHERHPDSRLLVGGFLGRENEAWFKETTAPLDELQDAYRYWGSPASHEEKVDFYKNLSLLSVPTDYQEPKGIFVLEALANGVPVVQPAHGAFPELIEQTAGGLLVPPGDTLALVEAWERLYQDKDYRKQLAQQGYERVRQYFNAELMATESLQFFRDRLAAVTPAENPR; from the coding sequence ATGACCCTACCGCCAGACAAGAAACTGCATGTCGCCATCATCACCTCCGGAGGAGCAGGGATGTTCTGCGGCGCATGCATGCACGACAACACCTGGACCAAAGCCATGATGCTGCAGGGGGCTGAAGCGACACTCGTCCCCACCTACACTCCCATTCGCGTCGATGAAGAAAACATGACCGGCTCCACGGTCTTCCTGGGAGGGATCAACGTCTATCTGAATTACCGTTCCCGCATCTGGCGCGCTCTGCCCCGTTTCCTCAAGCACTGGCTGGATACACCCTGGATCATTAACCTCGCCACCAGCTTCGGCGTCAGTAATGACGCCCACGAACTGGGGGCTCTGACTGTCAATCTGCTGGAAGGAGATCAGGGAGCCGAAGACGTCGAAATTGAAGAACTCGCCCGGTTCCTGGGAGAGACGCTCAAGCCCGATGTCATCTGCCTCAGCAACGCCCTGCTCTCGGGGACCATCAAAACCATCAAGCAGCATTTCAAGGGACCTCTGTTCTGCATTCTCCAGGGGGACGATGTCTTTCTGGAAGAACTCGGAGAACCCTACCGCAGTCGTTCTCTGGAACTGATTCGCTCGAACGTGCAACAGTTGGACGGCGTTCTCGTACACAGCGATTACTACCGCGATTTCATGTCTGCCTACCTGGATGTGCCCGTCGACCATTTCCACAAAGTCCTGCTCGGCATCAATCTGGATGGCTATGACGGCACGCCGGAGACCAGCGTCGACGAGCCTTTTACCATCGGCTTCTTTGCCCGTATCTGTAAAGAAAAAGGTCTGCAAAACGCCGTCGAAGCCTTCAAGATCTTCCACGAACGACACCCCGATAGCCGCCTGCTGGTGGGAGGCTTCCTGGGTAGAGAAAACGAAGCCTGGTTCAAGGAAACTACCGCTCCACTGGATGAACTTCAGGATGCCTACCGTTACTGGGGCAGCCCCGCTTCGCACGAGGAAAAAGTCGACTTCTACAAAAACCTCTCCCTCCTCTCCGTGCCGACCGACTACCAGGAACCCAAGGGGATCTTCGTGCTGGAAGCCCTGGCGAACGGCGTCCCCGTCGTCCAGCCCGCCCATGGTGCCTTTCCGGAATTGATCGAACAGACCGCCGGCGGACTGCTCGTGCCCCCGGGTGATACCTTGGCACTCGTCGAGGCCTGGGAACGTCTGTACCAGGACAAGGATTACCGTAAACAACTGGCACAACAGGGTTACGAACGTGTCCGCCAGTACTTCAACGCCGAGCTGATGGCCACCGAAAGCCTGCAGTTTTTCCGCGATCGCCTCGCCGCTGTGACTCCCGCCGAGAACCCGCGCTAA
- a CDS encoding 2,3-bisphosphoglycerate-independent phosphoglycerate mutase, protein MADLHALMKKLQKKNDSKIVLLVSDGLGGLPLEPGGKTELETANTPNLDELAKNGTLGRSIPVLPGITPGSGPGHLGLFGYDPLQFNIGRGVLEALGIDFELGPDDVAIRGNFCTLDDDGNITDRRAGRIASDIGVELCKKLDQIEIPGVEVFVRPVKEYRLVIVLRAKGLGGDINDTDPQKTGVPPLEPVGQNEASQKTAEICKEFLKQAGEILKDDRPANLLTMRGIAKMPEIPTFEEVYGTRAAAIAVYPMYRGLARLVSMDVKDAGQTLESQMDCLEKIWDDYDFFFVHYKYTDSTGEDGNFAAKVAKTEEVDSCIPRIKALKPDVLIVTGDHSTPSKMKSHSWHPVPVLLSAENARFDGCQSFGESECIKGGLGQFEAKYLMSMAMAHAGRLEKYGA, encoded by the coding sequence ATGGCTGATTTGCATGCGTTAATGAAAAAACTGCAGAAGAAGAATGATTCCAAGATCGTCCTGCTCGTCTCTGACGGACTGGGTGGACTCCCCCTGGAACCGGGCGGAAAAACCGAACTGGAAACAGCCAACACCCCCAACCTCGACGAACTGGCCAAAAACGGAACCCTGGGACGCAGCATTCCCGTGCTCCCCGGCATCACTCCGGGTAGTGGCCCCGGTCACCTCGGACTGTTCGGCTACGATCCGCTGCAGTTCAACATCGGTCGCGGTGTACTCGAAGCTCTAGGCATCGACTTTGAACTCGGTCCCGATGACGTCGCCATCCGTGGCAACTTCTGTACGCTCGACGATGATGGCAACATCACCGACCGTCGTGCCGGCCGCATCGCCAGCGATATCGGCGTTGAACTCTGCAAGAAACTCGATCAGATCGAAATCCCCGGCGTCGAAGTTTTCGTCCGTCCGGTTAAAGAGTACCGACTGGTGATCGTACTGCGGGCCAAAGGCCTGGGCGGCGATATCAACGATACCGATCCTCAGAAAACCGGCGTACCTCCTCTCGAACCGGTCGGACAGAACGAAGCCTCTCAGAAGACCGCCGAGATCTGTAAGGAATTCCTCAAGCAGGCAGGCGAGATCCTCAAAGACGATCGTCCTGCCAACCTGCTCACCATGCGGGGCATCGCCAAGATGCCGGAGATCCCCACCTTCGAAGAAGTCTACGGCACCCGTGCCGCTGCCATCGCCGTTTATCCGATGTACCGCGGACTGGCCCGCCTGGTCAGCATGGACGTCAAGGATGCCGGCCAGACACTCGAATCGCAGATGGACTGCCTCGAAAAAATCTGGGACGATTACGACTTCTTCTTCGTGCATTACAAATACACCGACTCCACCGGCGAAGATGGTAACTTCGCTGCCAAGGTCGCCAAGACCGAAGAAGTTGATTCCTGCATCCCCCGCATCAAGGCACTCAAGCCCGATGTGCTGATCGTCACCGGCGACCACAGTACACCATCCAAAATGAAATCGCACAGCTGGCACCCCGTACCCGTGCTGCTGTCTGCGGAAAACGCCCGCTTCGATGGCTGTCAGAGCTTCGGAGAATCCGAGTGCATCAAAGGTGGACTGGGACAGTTCGAAGCCAAGTACCTGATGTCCATGGCCATGGCGCACGCCGGTCGCCTGGAAAAATATGGTGCCTGA
- a CDS encoding MotA/TolQ/ExbB proton channel family protein — protein sequence MSQYLSQLSGLSTFIIILACGAHLFFFFVLWVWSRRDLRGIASSLDDFTRGLKHRSLLDSTGHLSDQIEAFLADVNETIEPGANPADRKVLSERVHILDEKRRYLNSHFFETCYNICRTMIEAYPLAGVLGTILAMGAALQANTGAENGSAISSIVSHFGDAIWSTFAGLAAAILLMFINSILETSFLGLVENRQHVRDTVVRAKRELALAEGSAAKS from the coding sequence ATGTCGCAGTACTTAAGCCAGCTTTCAGGACTCTCCACCTTCATCATCATTCTGGCCTGTGGGGCGCACCTGTTCTTCTTCTTTGTACTCTGGGTCTGGTCCCGTCGCGACCTGCGAGGTATCGCCTCATCTCTGGATGACTTCACCCGTGGTCTCAAGCACCGCAGCCTGCTCGATTCCACCGGTCACCTCTCCGATCAGATCGAAGCCTTTCTCGCGGACGTCAACGAAACCATCGAACCAGGCGCCAACCCGGCCGACCGCAAGGTACTCTCCGAACGCGTGCATATTCTCGATGAAAAACGCCGCTACCTCAATTCCCACTTCTTCGAGACCTGCTACAACATCTGTCGCACGATGATCGAAGCCTACCCCCTCGCCGGGGTCCTGGGAACGATCCTCGCGATGGGCGCGGCTCTGCAGGCGAACACCGGGGCCGAAAACGGTTCCGCCATCAGTTCCATCGTCAGCCACTTCGGCGATGCCATCTGGTCCACGTTCGCCGGTCTGGCCGCTGCCATTCTGCTGATGTTTATCAACAGTATTCTGGAAACCTCGTTTCTCGGTCTGGTAGAAAACCGGCAGCATGTCCGCGATACCGTCGTCCGCGCCAAACGGGAGCTGGCACTCGCAGAGGGGAGTGCCGCGAAATCATGA
- a CDS encoding glycine C-acetyltransferase has protein sequence MYGSIKQELEKTLAEIKDAGLYKSERIITTPQDAHIRVAAGEPVLNMCANNYLGLAEHPEVIAAAHEGLDQWGYGLSSVRFICGTQSIHKDLEQKLSTFLGTEDTILYTSCFDANGGLFETLLTKEDAIISDELNHASIIDGVRLCKAQRFRYKNNNMQDLEEQLKAAQSARFRLIATDGVFSMDGYIANLPAICDLADKYDALVMVDDSHAVGFMGAHGKGTHEFHDVMERIDILTGTLGKALGGASGGYTSGRKEVIDLLRQRSRPYLFSNSVAPPIVAASIKAIDLLTASTELRDKLEANTKHFRAGISQVGFDVLPGEHPIVPIMLGDASLAAQVADALLQKGIYVIGFSYPVVPQGKARIRTQISAAHSIEDLDFAIEKFKEVREELGI, from the coding sequence ATGTACGGATCGATCAAACAGGAACTGGAAAAGACGCTCGCAGAAATCAAAGATGCCGGCCTGTATAAGTCAGAGCGGATCATCACCACGCCTCAGGATGCACACATTCGCGTGGCAGCCGGTGAGCCGGTATTGAATATGTGCGCGAACAATTATCTCGGACTGGCCGAACATCCCGAGGTAATCGCAGCTGCCCATGAGGGCCTGGATCAGTGGGGCTACGGCTTGTCGTCGGTCCGGTTCATCTGCGGAACCCAGTCGATTCACAAGGACCTGGAACAGAAACTGAGTACGTTCCTGGGGACGGAAGATACGATCCTGTATACATCGTGCTTCGATGCCAACGGCGGGCTGTTTGAGACACTGCTCACGAAAGAGGATGCAATCATTTCGGATGAGCTGAATCATGCGAGCATCATTGACGGCGTGCGGCTCTGCAAAGCGCAGCGGTTCCGCTACAAGAACAACAACATGCAGGACCTGGAAGAACAACTCAAGGCGGCACAGTCGGCCCGCTTCCGTCTGATTGCCACCGATGGTGTATTTTCAATGGACGGCTACATTGCGAATCTGCCGGCGATCTGTGATCTGGCGGATAAGTATGATGCGCTGGTGATGGTCGACGATTCGCATGCGGTCGGTTTCATGGGAGCGCATGGCAAGGGGACGCATGAATTCCACGACGTGATGGAGCGGATTGACATTCTGACCGGAACGCTGGGCAAGGCACTGGGTGGTGCCAGCGGTGGTTACACCAGTGGTCGCAAAGAAGTGATCGATCTGTTGCGGCAGCGGTCGCGTCCGTACCTGTTCTCGAATTCCGTTGCACCGCCGATTGTGGCTGCGTCGATCAAAGCCATCGACCTGCTGACCGCTTCGACGGAACTCCGCGACAAGCTGGAAGCGAACACGAAGCATTTCCGCGCGGGCATCTCGCAGGTTGGCTTTGATGTGCTGCCAGGCGAGCATCCGATTGTGCCCATCATGCTCGGTGATGCGTCGCTGGCGGCCCAGGTCGCCGATGCGTTACTGCAGAAGGGGATCTACGTGATCGGGTTTTCGTATCCCGTGGTGCCACAGGGTAAGGCGCGCATCCGGACCCAGATTTCCGCGGCGCACTCGATTGAAGACCTCGATTTCGCAATCGAGAAATTCAAAGAAGTCCGGGAAGAGCTGGGAATTTAA